Proteins encoded within one genomic window of Halopiger aswanensis:
- a CDS encoding SHOCT domain-containing protein: MYDLLHRYAPRSPAGRTVVAIVAASIAVPTTIQGVWELTRDVPAAPPYLLLGAVLFAIAGCLTVGVVREANAAPDSASPADRRSVARAADADTVPGGRGGRGNHGNRPADPIETLRQRYAAGELGDDEFERRLERLVETEGTRGIGSETESTGRPGAEPDRVLEGPTTSPNSSRDVDTERA; encoded by the coding sequence ATGTACGACCTGCTCCACCGGTACGCGCCGCGGAGTCCTGCCGGTCGGACCGTCGTCGCGATCGTGGCTGCCTCGATCGCCGTTCCGACGACGATACAGGGGGTGTGGGAGTTAACTCGCGACGTTCCGGCGGCCCCGCCGTATCTCCTCCTCGGCGCCGTCCTCTTCGCGATCGCCGGGTGTTTGACGGTCGGCGTCGTTCGAGAGGCGAACGCCGCACCTGACTCGGCGTCGCCCGCGGATCGCCGCTCCGTCGCTCGGGCCGCCGACGCTGACACCGTTCCCGGAGGTCGCGGTGGTCGCGGAAACCACGGAAACCGGCCCGCGGATCCGATCGAAACGCTTCGGCAACGGTACGCAGCCGGCGAACTCGGCGACGACGAGTTCGAGCGGCGACTCGAGCGTCTCGTCGAGACCGAGGGGACGAGAGGGATCGGCTCCGAAACCGAGTCGACGGGACGACCCGGCGCCGAACCCGACCGCGTCCTCGAGGGACCGACGACCAGTCCGAATTCGAGTCGGGACGTGGATACCGAACGCGCGTAG
- a CDS encoding SDR family NAD(P)-dependent oxidoreductase: MDLLEEQVAVITGAGSGIGRQTAKTFAENGAAVVVADVDVEGGEATVESIADAGGEATFVEADVSDPEDAEAMIQTAVEEYGGLDVLYNNAAIEGPVARLDEYDNDDFEQIIEVNLKGVWYGMKYGIEAMLEDSGGSIISASSIAGEVAVPQYSGYGAAKAAVSQLTKYAAIEYAEDGIRANAIAPGIVRTEMIERSIEDHPEMEEQFLNTEPMPGLADPEEIANAVLFLGSDLSSRVTGVTLPVEGGYLAQ; the protein is encoded by the coding sequence ATGGACCTACTCGAGGAGCAAGTCGCAGTCATCACCGGTGCGGGTTCGGGAATCGGACGGCAGACGGCGAAGACCTTCGCCGAAAACGGCGCCGCCGTCGTCGTCGCCGACGTGGACGTCGAGGGCGGAGAGGCGACCGTCGAATCGATCGCCGACGCCGGCGGCGAAGCGACGTTCGTCGAGGCGGACGTCTCCGATCCGGAAGACGCCGAAGCGATGATCCAGACCGCCGTCGAGGAGTACGGCGGGTTGGACGTCCTCTACAACAACGCAGCGATCGAGGGGCCGGTCGCCCGCCTCGACGAGTACGATAACGACGACTTCGAGCAGATTATCGAGGTGAACCTGAAGGGCGTCTGGTACGGGATGAAGTACGGAATCGAGGCGATGCTCGAGGACAGCGGCGGCTCGATTATCAGCGCTTCCTCGATCGCCGGCGAGGTCGCGGTGCCCCAGTACAGCGGCTACGGAGCCGCGAAGGCGGCCGTGAGCCAGCTCACGAAGTACGCGGCGATCGAGTACGCCGAGGACGGCATTCGCGCGAACGCGATCGCGCCGGGGATCGTCCGCACCGAGATGATCGAGCGCAGCATCGAGGACCACCCCGAGATGGAAGAGCAGTTCCTGAACACCGAGCCGATGCCGGGATTGGCCGATCCCGAAGAGATCGCGAACGCGGTGCTCTTCCTCGGCTCCGACCTCTCCTCGCGCGTGACCGGCGTCACGCTGCCCGTCGAGGGCGGCTACCTCGCGCAGTAG
- a CDS encoding ATP-binding protein codes for MTDLGDFGDFDADSDADSEAADEATGANASASASPPDSDGMHTDASTNATSTSPAASSPESNGDAGAGDEFEPTSVEPRGEDVGIGAICVSQGLRIAEDGDETSLRAYITRGNRSSIRIGSYLVAPYPDGETLFCRITGLEYAQQYHADDATEIHARRAMRTDGVEEADYKFVAELEPVAVLYDDDGELKRRMTDRVPKPQTVVEQATDSEEIKTGLKMPEDGVFLGHLSVGGEKVKTAASPPTIDYRLKDDYDSGDPLVFRHTLIAGGTGSGKTHGAKNILRQYLADERTYPMEDGRSVQPAVVQFDPQDEYAQMHDDNPDLDDEFARRLEREGVAYGGIDDTTAFVPKVGSASYSAGHHRAEQVEFTIPFSMVHENPWLVAGSGLNDNQYGALVSVLLPRFRKQYGADATYEEFTTFLDDPALREELDESGRVHEATFDAVRRRVLGFDHVFDQDARPITDLVHEFVRPGGLSVVPTYHINDTRAAETVVLALSSLLIDQKLSNDPTYDRIKETPLVLGMDEAHNFLTDADSVQAGKVITKFTEAAKQGRKERLGLFLITQDPQDIDDAVFKQINTTVVLNLGDEDAIKSVNIPSNLESKVPYMEKGQMVVYSPDNSEPVELIGLSKCLTRHGRD; via the coding sequence ATGACCGATCTGGGAGACTTCGGCGATTTCGACGCCGATTCGGACGCCGATTCCGAGGCGGCCGACGAGGCGACCGGTGCGAACGCGAGCGCATCGGCGTCCCCGCCGGACTCCGATGGAATGCACACGGACGCATCCACGAACGCGACTTCGACCTCGCCCGCAGCCTCGAGCCCCGAATCGAACGGCGACGCCGGCGCCGGCGACGAGTTCGAGCCGACCAGCGTCGAGCCGCGCGGCGAGGACGTCGGCATCGGCGCGATCTGCGTCTCCCAGGGACTGCGCATCGCCGAGGACGGCGACGAAACGTCGCTGCGAGCGTACATCACGCGAGGGAACCGCTCCTCGATCCGCATCGGGAGCTACCTCGTGGCGCCCTACCCCGACGGCGAGACCCTGTTCTGCCGGATCACGGGACTCGAGTACGCCCAGCAGTACCACGCCGACGACGCGACGGAGATCCACGCCCGTCGCGCGATGCGGACCGACGGCGTCGAGGAGGCCGATTACAAGTTCGTCGCCGAACTCGAGCCGGTCGCCGTGCTCTACGACGACGACGGCGAACTCAAGCGACGGATGACCGACCGCGTGCCCAAACCCCAGACCGTCGTCGAGCAGGCGACCGACTCCGAGGAGATCAAGACCGGGCTGAAGATGCCCGAGGACGGCGTCTTCCTCGGCCACCTCTCGGTCGGCGGCGAGAAAGTAAAGACCGCGGCGTCGCCGCCCACCATCGATTACCGGCTGAAAGACGACTACGACTCGGGGGATCCGCTCGTCTTCCGGCACACCCTGATCGCCGGCGGCACGGGGTCGGGGAAGACCCACGGCGCGAAGAACATTCTCCGGCAGTACCTCGCCGACGAACGGACGTATCCGATGGAGGACGGCCGCTCCGTCCAGCCCGCGGTCGTCCAGTTCGACCCGCAGGACGAGTACGCCCAGATGCACGACGACAACCCCGATCTGGACGACGAGTTCGCGCGACGCCTCGAGCGCGAGGGGGTCGCCTACGGCGGGATCGACGACACGACGGCGTTCGTCCCGAAGGTGGGGTCGGCCTCGTACTCTGCGGGCCACCACCGCGCGGAGCAGGTCGAGTTCACGATCCCGTTTTCGATGGTCCACGAGAACCCGTGGCTGGTCGCCGGCAGCGGTCTGAACGACAACCAGTACGGGGCGCTGGTCAGCGTCCTCCTGCCGCGGTTCCGCAAGCAGTACGGCGCCGACGCGACCTACGAGGAGTTCACGACCTTCCTCGACGACCCCGCCCTGCGCGAGGAACTCGACGAGTCCGGGCGCGTCCACGAGGCGACGTTCGACGCCGTTCGCCGCCGGGTGCTGGGGTTCGACCACGTCTTCGACCAGGACGCGCGGCCGATCACCGACCTCGTCCACGAGTTCGTCCGCCCCGGCGGGCTCTCGGTCGTCCCGACCTACCACATCAACGATACGCGGGCCGCCGAAACCGTCGTCCTCGCGCTCTCCTCGCTGCTGATCGACCAGAAGCTCTCGAACGATCCGACCTACGACCGGATCAAGGAGACGCCGCTCGTGCTCGGGATGGACGAGGCCCACAACTTCCTGACCGACGCGGACTCGGTGCAGGCAGGCAAGGTCATCACGAAGTTCACCGAAGCCGCCAAGCAGGGCCGCAAGGAACGGCTCGGCCTCTTCCTCATCACGCAGGACCCGCAGGACATCGACGACGCGGTCTTCAAGCAGATCAACACGACCGTCGTGCTGAATCTGGGCGACGAGGACGCTATCAAGAGCGTGAACATCCCGAGCAACCTCGAGTCCAAGGTGCCCTACATGGAGAAGGGCCAGATGGTCGTCTACTCGCCGGACAACTCCGAACCCGTCGAGTTGATCGGGCTCTCGAAGTGTCTGACCCGGCACGGCCGGGACTGA
- a CDS encoding FRG domain-containing protein, with amino-acid sequence MTADRSPPVHRAETWSELQELLTAEMWMPDIGRHRSPYVFRGVPDSNHALETSIKRFVGDSGEWKLESLLLRNFLQYALNEIEEPESVWHLLSIAEHYGLPTRLLDWSFSPLVATYFAVRDGDTAHDGAIWAVDYRKLHENLPDPYRRVLERTPTDVLDVHLLSNATLESDAADAAAAGSEPARNLDDVARLDDLWSERWAVDADADPDGQYVLFFRPPAIDDRIANQSAVFSFQSDPRLALDAWLADRPDCYRKIVVPGDRKLEYRDKLDQMGVNHRTLFPDLEGLTTWLKQYYRPAPD; translated from the coding sequence ATGACCGCCGACCGTTCGCCGCCGGTTCATCGCGCCGAGACGTGGAGCGAACTGCAAGAACTGCTCACCGCGGAGATGTGGATGCCGGACATCGGCCGCCACCGCTCCCCGTACGTCTTCCGGGGCGTTCCCGACAGCAACCACGCCCTCGAGACGTCGATCAAACGGTTCGTCGGCGACTCCGGCGAGTGGAAACTCGAGTCGCTGCTGCTGCGGAACTTCCTCCAGTACGCCTTAAACGAGATCGAGGAGCCGGAGTCGGTCTGGCACCTCCTCTCGATCGCCGAACACTACGGGCTGCCGACGCGGCTGCTCGACTGGTCGTTCTCGCCGCTGGTCGCGACGTACTTCGCGGTCCGGGACGGCGACACCGCCCACGACGGGGCGATCTGGGCCGTCGACTACCGCAAACTCCACGAGAACCTGCCGGATCCGTATCGACGCGTGCTCGAGCGGACGCCGACGGACGTGCTCGACGTCCACCTCCTCTCGAACGCGACGCTCGAGTCCGACGCGGCCGACGCGGCCGCCGCAGGGTCGGAGCCGGCGCGGAACCTGGACGACGTCGCTCGACTGGACGACCTCTGGAGCGAGCGCTGGGCCGTCGACGCCGACGCGGATCCGGACGGCCAGTACGTCCTGTTCTTCAGGCCGCCCGCGATCGACGACCGCATCGCGAACCAGTCGGCCGTCTTCTCGTTCCAATCCGATCCGCGGCTGGCGCTCGACGCGTGGCTCGCGGATCGTCCCGACTGCTACCGAAAGATCGTCGTGCCGGGCGATCGCAAGCTCGAGTACCGCGACAAACTGGACCAGATGGGCGTCAACCACCGGACGCTGTTCCCCGATCTCGAGGGGTTGACGACGTGGTTGAAGCAGTACTACCGGCCGGCGCCCGACTGA